GTGGTCGGCGATGCGCGCCGGAGGCGATACGCTGCTGTCGGTCAGGGCCATCGTCGGCACCCCACGCTCGGCCGCGCCGGCCAGGGCCGCAACGGTGTCCCGCAGGTAGCGCCAGACGCTGACGCCGATCATGAGGTCGGTGGGTCGTAGATTGGCGAGGGTGATGGTCAAGGTGGAGCCGCCCTCGGTCAGCACGGTGGTGCGGATGCCCAGGCTGTTCAACCCGTGCCCCAGGAAGACGGCCACGGCGGCCGAGAAGCCCATGCCGACGACGATCACGTGGTCCGCGCGGCAGATCGCCTCCACCGCGGCCTCGATCGCCTCCGGCTGGGTCTGATTCAGCGTCTGGTTCAGGTTCTCGATGTCATTGGTGAAGACCTGCACCGGCAACTGCTGCCGGTCCATGGGCTGCTGCCGCTGCTGTTCGATACGCTGGACGAAGGTCAGGCGCTCCGGGATGCGGCCGCGGATCACCCCTTGCAACTCCGCGTAGCCGCTGAACCCGAGAGACTGCGCCAGGCGGACCACCGTGGCCGCGTCGACATCGACCGCCTTGCCCAGCTCGGCAGCGGACGCGAAAGCCGTGAAGGCCTCGTTGTCGGCGATGAAGCGCGCCACCTGCCGCTGTTTGGGGCTGAGCTGGTCGTAGCGCTCGGCAATCCGCCGCTGTAGCTCAGAAGGTACCATCGTTCCTCCAGCGCACACGTGGCGCCCACGGTTATGCAGCCTAGGTCTCAGCTTGACCTCAATCTAGCACAGACCCCGCCCTCGTGCAATACATGTCGCAGAAACCGCGCTCGTCGCTATGAGCGTTGCACGACGCGCCATCCCCGGCACACCGATGTCTTGCCGAATGTCGTGACCGCCTGCCCGACTCCCAGTCACTGTTGAAGTCCTCCTTGTTGCGCCGCTCGATAAGCAGAAACCCGCAAGGTGCCGGTACCCCGTGTGGCGTTTACAGCCCGGCGTCGCACGTGCGATAACGGCGCGGAGCCCGGTGGGGTGGCCGGGGCTGGTGGTAGTGCCGGGAGATCGAGCGGAGGAGCGCGCCGTGGCAGAACTGAGCCGTCTTGTGGTGGGGATTGATCTGGAGCCTGCCTATGTCGAGCGCATCCGCGAGGCGTTTCCGGACCTGGAGGTGGTCGTCTGCACCGAGCCGGCGGAGCTCCCGGCAGCGCTGGCAGGGGCACAGGGGCTAGTGACGTGGCGGGTTCCGCCGGAGGCGCTGGCTGCGGCGACGGCGCTGCGCTGGGTGCACTTCGCGGGCGCCGGGGTGGATGGCGTGCTGTCGCCCGCCTTGGTGGAGCGGAACCTGGTGGTGACCAACAACAGCGGGGTTGCCGCGCCGAACATCGCCGAGCACCTGCTGGCGATGATGCTGGCGTTCGCCAGGGGGCTGCCGGAGTTGATGCGCTATCAGGTGCGGCATGAGTGGCATCACCCGTCGCGGCGGTTCGAACTGGGCGGGCAGACGCTCGGGGTGGTTGGTCTCGGCGACATCGGCGCGGAGCTAGCGTGGCGCGCGGCAGCGCTGGGGATGCGGGTCATCGGGCTGCGCCGCCGGCCGGGGGAGCCGCCGCGGGGCGTCGAGCGGGTTTATCCCCCGGAGGCGCTGCACGAGCTGCTGGGCGAGTCGGACCACGTCGCCATCTGCCTGCCGCTGACACCGCGCACGCGTCACCTGTTCGGCCCGGCCGAGTTTCGCGCCATGCACCGGGATGCGTACCTCTATAACATCGGCCGCGGCGCGATCGTCGACCAGGAGGCGCTGATCGCCGCGCTGCAGGCGGGGGAGA
This genomic window from Sphaerobacter thermophilus DSM 20745 contains:
- a CDS encoding MurR/RpiR family transcriptional regulator, which translates into the protein MVPSELQRRIAERYDQLSPKQRQVARFIADNEAFTAFASAAELGKAVDVDAATVVRLAQSLGFSGYAELQGVIRGRIPERLTFVQRIEQQRQQPMDRQQLPVQVFTNDIENLNQTLNQTQPEAIEAAVEAICRADHVIVVGMGFSAAVAVFLGHGLNSLGIRTTVLTEGGSTLTITLANLRPTDLMIGVSVWRYLRDTVAALAGAAERGVPTMALTDSSVSPPARIADHVLVAATRGVGHSLSPVGLIAVVNLLLAEIAVREPERALAVLREVDRLYREQGMVDGAEQNG
- a CDS encoding D-2-hydroxyacid dehydrogenase, with protein sequence MAELSRLVVGIDLEPAYVERIREAFPDLEVVVCTEPAELPAALAGAQGLVTWRVPPEALAAATALRWVHFAGAGVDGVLSPALVERNLVVTNNSGVAAPNIAEHLLAMMLAFARGLPELMRYQVRHEWHHPSRRFELGGQTLGVVGLGDIGAELAWRAAALGMRVIGLRRRPGEPPRGVERVYPPEALHELLGESDHVAICLPLTPRTRHLFGPAEFRAMHRDAYLYNIGRGAIVDQEALIAALQAGEIAGAGLDVTDPEPLPPDSPLWDMPNVLITNHTSGGTPRYWERGIEVLLDNIGRFRRDEPLRNVVDQREGY